The Chrysemys picta bellii isolate R12L10 unplaced genomic scaffold, ASM1138683v2 scaf115, whole genome shotgun sequence genome includes a region encoding these proteins:
- the LOC135978096 gene encoding lanosterol synthase-like, translating to MNMLFPELWLLPAWMPAHPSTLWCHCRQVYLPMSYCYATRLTAEEDELVQSLRQELYVQDYSSIDWPAQRNNVAASDLYTPHSCSHSPMPS from the exons ATGAACATGCTGTTCCCTGAGCTGTG GCTGCTCCCGGCGTGGatgccagcccacccctccaCGCTGTGGTGTCACTGCCGCCAGGTGTACCTGCCGATGAGCTACTGCTATGCCACGCGCCTGACTgccgaggaggatgagcttgtccAGAGCCTCAGACAG gagctgtACGTCCAGGACTACTCCAGCATTGACTGGCCGGCCCAGAGGAATAACGTGGCTGCCAGCGATCTCTACACCCCGCACAGCTGCTCACACTCGCCAATG CCATCCTGA